The following DNA comes from Flavobacterium sp. N3904.
TTAATTCTCTTTGTTTGATTCCATATTGCTGTGCCAGTTTAGGATGAATTTCCAATAACGGTTCCGGATACTGGTCGACTAATTTACCGATTCTGCGGGTTTGTGTACCACTCAAATATTGAGACACCACACGGCCTGTTGTCAAAATCACAGGATAATCAGCATCGGTTACTTCGCCCGGAAGCTTGTACGGAGCGGGATTAAAATGTGCTCTCTCATCAGGTGTTTTAAACTTTTTGTCTTCCCATAATCTTGGTGTTCCGGGGTGACCTATTGTTGGACAAGGCCAAAAAACACCCATTTCGTCTTCAATTCTTTGGTATGTAATTCCGTAATAATCTGCCGTTCCTCCTTTAGAAGCCACACGCAGTTCGTTGAAAATAGCTTCGCTGTTTTCATACGTAAATTTATCTTCAACTCCCAAACGTTTAGCCAATTCCAGAATGATAGAGGTATCGGTTCTCGCGTCTCCGGGAGGTGTTACCGCTTGGCGAATTCGAATTACTCTTCCCTCTGCCGATGTGGTAGTTCCTTCTTCTTCTTCCTGTAATGAACCTGCCAAAACGATATCGGCATGGCGTGCCGTTTCATTCAAGAAAAAGTCAATACAAACATAATATTCTAATTTTTCCAAAGCTTCTCGAACGTAATTACTATTTGGCAAAGACACCAACGGATTAAAACAAATCGAAATCAATCCCTTAATTTCTCCACGATGAATGGCTTCGATGATTTCGTAAGCCGAAAGTCCTTTTCCTGGCATATCTTTCTCGTTGATTCCCCATACTTCTGAAATATACTTACGGTGTTCCGGATTTTCAATATCTCTATTTCCCGGCAATTGATCGCATTTATGGCCGTGTTCTCTACCGCCTTGCCCGTTACCTTGTCCCGTTATTGTTCCATATCCACAATACGGTCTACCAATTCTTCCTGTAGCCAAAACCAAGTTGATGCAACCCAAAACATTATCTACTCCTTTTGAGTGGTGTTCTATTCCACGGGCGTGAAGCAAGAAACTCGTTTTGGCCTTACCCCATAACTCGGCCGCTTCGCGTATTTTATTTCTGTCAATTCCAGTGACTTCCTCCGCCCATTCTAAGGTATAATCTTTTATTGCATCAATCGTTTCCTGAAAACCCGAAGTATAGTTATTGATAAAATCATGGTCCAGCATATTGTGATCCACCAAGTATTTCAGCATCGCTCCGTACAAAGCTGAGTCTGTCCCAGGACGTACGTCCAAATGAATATCGGCAGTTCGTGCCAGCGGAATCATTCTTGGATCAATTACTATAATTTTGGCACCGCGATCACGGGCTTTCCAAATCCAATGCGTTAATGTTGGAAATGTTTCACTGATATTGGCTCCAGCAACAATAATCACTTCGGCATATTCCAGATCCGAATAATTATTTGAAGCTCTATCAAGTCCAAATGCTTTTTTGTTACCCGCGCCGGCACTCACCATACACAAACGTCCATTGTAATCTAAGTTTTTAGTTTTTAGTGCCACACGAGCAAATTTACCAACAAGATAGCTTTTCTCATTAGTCAACGAAACCCCTGATAACATGGACATGGCATCATTCCCATATTTTTCTTGAATTCTTTTAATTTCCGAAACCGTTTTACTCATCGCTTCATCCCAAGAAGTTGGCACAAATCCTTGCCCTTCAATCCTTTTCAACGGAGTCATCAAACGATCAGGATGGTTATTTTGCAAGTAGCGTTGTACCCCTTTCGGACACAATCTTCCCTCATTAAAAGGAAATTCCATCCAAGGCTCAAACCCCACCACTTTATTTTCTTTCACCAACAATTGGATTCCGCATTGCATTCCACAGAAACAACAATGGGTCTTTACAGCCTCATCTGGTTCATCCCTGCCTACATAGCCATCCTTTGGCGCATAATTTAGAGTAGGTCCAAAATGTTTAATTATATTCTCTTCTGATACTGGTAATTTTGCCATTTTTTAATTTTTATACCTTAAAAAAATAAAGTTGCAATCTTAATTTCAATCCTTATTTCTGAGCTGTTTATTTTTTATCCAAATAAATTTCCACCTTCTAACCTAGCTTTCAAATGTGCTTGGGCTAGTCTTGATCTTTTTCCCTCAGGACTCAAATCCAGATGAGATGTTCCATCATCGTGGTTGAAATCAAAACCTAATTGTTCTGTTACAATTTTCAAATCTTTAATATGTAATTGGGTTGCGAATTCTTCCCCCGTATGAGGGCAAAGTGCCATTCCCATTTTCATTCCTTCTTTCTTGTAAATATGCGCTCCAATTTGTGCTGGTCTCTGTATAATGTGAAAGAATTTCCCGAACGGAATCCAAATCAAAAACATAATTACCGTTACAGCGTGTAAAACCGCCAAGAAATCAAACGCAAATCCTTTCATAAATTGATACGAATAGGTAAGACCTAAACCTGTTACCGAAATGGCAATCAATAAAATAAGGGGCAACAAATCGCCCTCAAAAGACTGAGTGGCAATCAATCCAGGATTGGTCAAACGACGTCTTAAATAATACAGTGATCCGAAAATAACCAGATACGAAGACCAGTTCAAGGCATGAAACGTCAAAAACGCAACAATAGAATCCAATCTAAAATCCATTACTTTAAATCCAAAAAAGTACGCTTCATATACCGAAATTGTATTGGGAGCCATTGCAAAATTAATCCAACCAAAAGTAAGAGGTATCGTAACCATAAAAGCCGAAGTACAACCCACCGCAATCATAAAATGCGCTATCCAACGGTATTTTCCTCTAGGATAAATAAACTTTTGAAAAGCAATATTCTCAACCGATTCTTTGGTGGCAAACCAAAAATGAGAAAACACTTTTCCAGTTACCAAATACGTTATACCGCGTTTAAAATAGATCCATGTCGGTGGTCTTTGCAACCAAACCGAATAACGATAAACAATTCCGAAGAAAGCAAATACCGTCCCAAATAAATAGGTCACCAATGCCGCATCAAAATTTTGCAGTTTTCTGGAACCGAAAAACACAAGGGCAATCATAAAGATTGAAAGCCCGGTCGCAATGAGTATTGCTTTGGTGTTATACGTTTTGTTTTTCATAAATTCAATTTAAAGGACACTTTTATTTTATTGTAAAATTAACAAAAGAAAAAACTAAGTTAAAATACTTTTCAAAACACAAATAGATCAAAACATGTTACAATAACTACTATATACATTGCAATTTAAGATATTTAACTGTCTTTATATTAATTATTCTAATGATTTTCAATACTTAACATTTAGCTCGGCTTCTCACAACCCTTACGGTTGTAAAACCACCAATTAATTGCTGTAGCTAATATTGCGAAAACAATCAAGCCTATAAAGAACTGATTAACTGT
Coding sequences within:
- a CDS encoding molybdopterin oxidoreductase family protein, whose protein sequence is MAKLPVSEENIIKHFGPTLNYAPKDGYVGRDEPDEAVKTHCCFCGMQCGIQLLVKENKVVGFEPWMEFPFNEGRLCPKGVQRYLQNNHPDRLMTPLKRIEGQGFVPTSWDEAMSKTVSEIKRIQEKYGNDAMSMLSGVSLTNEKSYLVGKFARVALKTKNLDYNGRLCMVSAGAGNKKAFGLDRASNNYSDLEYAEVIIVAGANISETFPTLTHWIWKARDRGAKIIVIDPRMIPLARTADIHLDVRPGTDSALYGAMLKYLVDHNMLDHDFINNYTSGFQETIDAIKDYTLEWAEEVTGIDRNKIREAAELWGKAKTSFLLHARGIEHHSKGVDNVLGCINLVLATGRIGRPYCGYGTITGQGNGQGGREHGHKCDQLPGNRDIENPEHRKYISEVWGINEKDMPGKGLSAYEIIEAIHRGEIKGLISICFNPLVSLPNSNYVREALEKLEYYVCIDFFLNETARHADIVLAGSLQEEEEGTTTSAEGRVIRIRQAVTPPGDARTDTSIILELAKRLGVEDKFTYENSEAIFNELRVASKGGTADYYGITYQRIEDEMGVFWPCPTIGHPGTPRLWEDKKFKTPDERAHFNPAPYKLPGEVTDADYPVILTTGRVVSQYLSGTQTRRIGKLVDQYPEPLLEIHPKLAQQYGIKQRELIKVSTRRGEGIFPANIVETIREDTVFIPYHWSGKKSANQLTPGTLDPISKIPEFKVCACHLEPLKEIAAPSTESKAYASV
- a CDS encoding MFS transporter, translating into MKNKTYNTKAILIATGLSIFMIALVFFGSRKLQNFDAALVTYLFGTVFAFFGIVYRYSVWLQRPPTWIYFKRGITYLVTGKVFSHFWFATKESVENIAFQKFIYPRGKYRWIAHFMIAVGCTSAFMVTIPLTFGWINFAMAPNTISVYEAYFFGFKVMDFRLDSIVAFLTFHALNWSSYLVIFGSLYYLRRRLTNPGLIATQSFEGDLLPLILLIAISVTGLGLTYSYQFMKGFAFDFLAVLHAVTVIMFLIWIPFGKFFHIIQRPAQIGAHIYKKEGMKMGMALCPHTGEEFATQLHIKDLKIVTEQLGFDFNHDDGTSHLDLSPEGKRSRLAQAHLKARLEGGNLFG